In Paenibacillus sonchi, a single genomic region encodes these proteins:
- a CDS encoding sensor histidine kinase, which produces MYPNRRKPALLAATLAAFFLLIAVYVHRETIQHPYIGAVLGRGEAGWRVIRVDPSGKAALGQVQQGDRMVSVDGIAAEAKYTGHTQTSLTNVSTATLLHRDGSVYELQFTASNTDVWKSLFSMLLEVLLLSISWLAYRANPGSSTVRKFSLMNYVMALVILAVYSTEMAVSNWILALSSLWLPYLLFSFCVSFVLRAVPRTWARALTAFRVLSVLLSCCALWAVAQPQIPGWFRGTLHLVLLLVLLLLLLTVALYWRSLDRVEKNHALVLAAGLVTSLLPFLLLYALPNIWGDRYVIAPEYALIGLVPLSVILLYILNKRSMLDMQLYLPRLFIHTVYFGGVFVLLALAHLVRDPFGVSGLFICFVAGTWVYRNLVQRSKRHAEGRKKWLEHQTYKLSIQAASKRNIQDILSMMGEMLHHIVDVEGIVMVWQEAQDKQPIFHGTKKYGDMVHGNPATGQDNRLLDRSHWVRTYDFEHVVSLAGGEENAGEGYLCVGPKRNLSMFSAEEKQLIEEVGHECVRLLLNAGLLSGIYKEFLHTKEQNAAYKRDVSGIRAANYLLLEAQQAERIRLSYRLHDHLLQNLIFLSRDLEELADQGTVNARRMASWLKCLYTSQQEIRQLCDELYPHIVDKADLEASLLWLLRTVKEQSGLNVSLDYRWGGETPPDSILKSNLFRIIRELVLNVQKHAEASQLDIRFIHIPAEGICCTVSDNGKGFDATAFSEQSSFMNGSHLGLISVSSQIGHLGGELDIQSRPGKGAVITIRLRPQHYNSQEVQQYG; this is translated from the coding sequence ATGTATCCGAACCGTAGAAAGCCCGCTTTACTCGCCGCAACGCTTGCCGCTTTTTTTCTACTCATAGCCGTGTATGTTCACCGGGAGACGATTCAGCATCCCTATATTGGAGCAGTCCTGGGGCGCGGCGAAGCAGGCTGGCGGGTAATCCGCGTGGACCCTTCAGGCAAAGCAGCGCTGGGACAAGTGCAGCAGGGAGACCGGATGGTGTCCGTTGACGGCATTGCCGCCGAAGCCAAGTACACAGGCCACACCCAAACCTCCCTCACCAATGTCAGCACGGCGACCCTCCTGCACAGGGATGGTTCGGTCTATGAATTGCAATTTACAGCATCGAACACCGACGTTTGGAAAAGCCTGTTTTCCATGCTGCTTGAAGTATTGCTGCTCTCCATTTCCTGGCTGGCCTACCGGGCAAATCCCGGCTCCTCCACGGTGCGCAAGTTCTCTCTTATGAATTATGTCATGGCACTGGTTATTCTGGCCGTGTATTCAACAGAGATGGCTGTATCGAATTGGATTCTTGCCCTCTCTTCTCTCTGGCTGCCTTATTTGCTTTTTTCTTTCTGCGTATCGTTTGTGCTGCGTGCTGTACCCCGGACCTGGGCAAGGGCGCTGACCGCATTCCGGGTGCTTAGTGTGCTGCTCTCCTGCTGTGCCCTCTGGGCGGTAGCTCAGCCTCAGATTCCCGGCTGGTTCCGGGGAACACTCCATCTTGTCCTTCTGCTGGTGCTGCTGCTGCTCCTGTTGACAGTCGCATTATATTGGAGATCATTGGACAGGGTAGAGAAAAACCATGCGTTAGTCCTCGCTGCCGGACTGGTCACCAGCCTTCTGCCTTTTCTGTTGCTGTATGCCCTCCCGAATATATGGGGTGACAGGTATGTTATTGCCCCTGAGTATGCCCTCATCGGCCTCGTACCGCTGTCTGTTATTCTCCTGTATATTTTGAACAAACGGAGCATGTTGGACATGCAGTTGTACCTGCCCCGCCTGTTCATTCATACTGTCTACTTCGGAGGCGTATTTGTACTGTTGGCTCTGGCGCACCTGGTCAGGGATCCCTTTGGAGTCTCCGGTTTATTTATCTGCTTCGTTGCCGGAACCTGGGTGTACCGGAACCTTGTCCAAAGGTCGAAGAGGCACGCAGAGGGACGGAAAAAATGGCTGGAACACCAAACCTATAAACTCTCGATTCAAGCAGCAAGCAAGCGGAATATTCAGGATATTCTCAGTATGATGGGTGAAATGCTGCACCATATTGTAGATGTGGAAGGGATTGTTATGGTTTGGCAGGAGGCTCAAGATAAGCAGCCGATCTTTCATGGTACAAAGAAATACGGGGATATGGTGCACGGGAATCCCGCAACCGGACAAGACAACCGCTTATTGGATCGAAGCCATTGGGTACGAACCTATGATTTTGAACATGTGGTTTCTCTTGCCGGCGGGGAGGAAAATGCCGGAGAAGGCTATCTGTGCGTGGGACCCAAACGGAATCTGTCCATGTTCTCCGCCGAGGAGAAGCAGTTGATTGAAGAGGTTGGCCATGAATGCGTCCGGCTGCTCCTGAATGCTGGGCTGTTGTCTGGAATATACAAGGAATTTCTACATACTAAGGAGCAAAATGCAGCGTATAAGCGTGATGTCAGCGGCATCCGCGCAGCGAATTACCTGCTGCTGGAAGCCCAGCAAGCTGAACGTATCCGCCTCTCGTACCGTCTGCACGATCATCTGCTTCAGAACCTGATCTTCTTGTCCCGGGACTTGGAGGAGCTGGCCGATCAGGGAACGGTGAACGCCAGGCGTATGGCTTCCTGGCTCAAGTGCCTGTACACTTCGCAGCAGGAAATCCGGCAGCTGTGCGATGAACTGTATCCCCACATCGTAGACAAAGCCGATTTGGAAGCCTCCCTGCTTTGGCTGCTGCGGACTGTCAAAGAGCAGAGCGGGCTTAACGTATCGCTTGATTATCGCTGGGGCGGCGAAACCCCGCCCGACTCCATCTTAAAATCCAACCTGTTCCGGATCATACGCGAACTGGTTCTTAATGTACAAAAACATGCCGAAGCCAGTCAGCTCGATATCCGCTTCATACATATACCGGCAGAAGGCATATGCTGCACCGTCAGCGATAATGGCAAAGGTTTTGACGCCACCGCTTTTTCAGAACAGAGCAGCTTTATGAATGGCAGTCATCTCGGACTCATCTCCGTCAGCAGCCAGATCGGGCATTTGGGCGGCGAGCTGGACATCCAGTCCAGGCCCGGAAAAGGGGCCGTGATCACCATACGGCTTCGGCCGCAGCATTACAACTCCCAGGAGGTACAACAATATGGATGA
- a CDS encoding response regulator transcription factor, with the protein MDDSIRVILIDDHPLVMDSLRARLEQEQDIRVIEAFADPRHLLEQIGVLKPDVLVLDVSLPHLDGFSLAKLLKKDYGSSLKIIMLSGYTYDEFYRKAYELGVNAYLSKQASYAQIINAIRQSMSGHLLVPERIFNTTAQDKLTPVEREVLLRVAREMNNREIARDLAISQRTVEYHLTAILQKLGVKSRVGAVAKGYELGILGPSLL; encoded by the coding sequence ATGGATGACAGTATCCGGGTTATATTAATCGATGATCATCCCTTGGTTATGGATTCATTGCGAGCCCGCTTGGAGCAGGAACAGGATATCCGTGTGATTGAAGCCTTTGCGGACCCGCGGCACCTGCTGGAGCAAATCGGTGTTTTGAAGCCGGATGTGCTGGTCCTTGATGTGTCTCTGCCCCACCTGGATGGCTTCAGTCTGGCCAAATTATTGAAAAAGGATTATGGCTCCTCTCTAAAAATTATTATGCTGTCGGGTTATACCTACGATGAATTTTACCGCAAGGCTTACGAGCTTGGGGTGAACGCTTATTTGTCCAAGCAAGCTTCCTATGCGCAGATTATAAATGCAATAAGGCAGAGTATGTCCGGACATCTGCTGGTCCCGGAACGGATATTCAACACTACTGCACAAGACAAACTTACGCCGGTGGAACGGGAAGTGCTGCTGCGGGTGGCCAGAGAAATGAACAACCGGGAGATTGCCCGGGACCTCGCGATCAGCCAGCGAACCGTTGAATATCACCTGACAGCCATTCTTCAGAAGCTGGGGGTGAAGTCGCGGGTTGGCGCTGTCGCCAAAGGTTATGAATTGGGGATCTTGGGGCCTTCCCTGCTATGA
- a CDS encoding PTS transporter subunit EIIC, translating into MEVHNQETSVEQSKRSAVNIIIDGISGIFLPIVNILSAAGIMKGLLAGAAALKLVSTTEGTYTVLNAMADSLFYYLPMLLAYTAARKFKANPYTAVVIAGVLLYPSLTTRFADHETIRLFGMGVTSVNYPASAIPIILAVGFLVYVERICIKVLPEVIREFFTPLISIVVVSSATLLVFGPAGSLAGDVLAQGYHLVYHFSPVGAGIVLGAMIQPMVIFGLHWSLVPLAINNINLIGYDTILALMGPAAFAQAGAALAVFFKAKDKKFKTLSLSASISALFGVTEPAMFGVNLPMRKPMIAVCCAGAIGGGMAGMFGSSAISFAFPGLATLPAYLGDGFGGFLIACTAGFLIALIATLLVKLGPELERMQALSK; encoded by the coding sequence ATGGAAGTACATAATCAGGAAACGTCTGTAGAGCAGTCAAAAAGGAGTGCGGTCAATATCATTATTGACGGTATCTCCGGCATCTTTCTTCCAATTGTCAATATTCTGAGCGCGGCGGGCATTATGAAAGGGCTATTGGCCGGTGCGGCGGCGCTGAAGCTGGTCAGCACAACGGAGGGTACTTATACTGTGCTGAACGCGATGGCGGACAGTCTGTTCTACTATCTTCCTATGCTTCTGGCGTATACAGCAGCCCGTAAATTCAAGGCCAATCCTTATACCGCCGTTGTGATTGCCGGGGTGCTGCTGTACCCGAGTCTGACCACCCGGTTTGCAGACCATGAGACGATAAGGTTGTTCGGCATGGGAGTGACTTCCGTCAATTATCCGGCGAGTGCCATTCCCATCATTCTCGCAGTAGGCTTTCTGGTATATGTCGAACGTATCTGCATCAAAGTATTGCCCGAGGTCATTCGGGAGTTCTTCACTCCTTTGATCTCGATAGTTGTGGTGTCATCTGCTACGCTGCTGGTGTTCGGGCCGGCGGGCTCGCTTGCCGGGGACGTGCTCGCCCAAGGCTACCACCTGGTGTATCATTTCAGTCCGGTTGGAGCGGGAATAGTTCTGGGCGCAATGATTCAGCCGATGGTTATCTTTGGCTTGCACTGGAGTCTGGTGCCCCTGGCGATCAACAATATCAACTTGATCGGTTACGATACCATTCTGGCCCTGATGGGCCCGGCTGCCTTTGCGCAGGCGGGGGCGGCGCTCGCGGTTTTCTTCAAAGCCAAAGACAAGAAGTTCAAAACCTTAAGCTTATCCGCCTCCATCTCCGCTTTATTCGGAGTCACCGAGCCTGCAATGTTCGGTGTGAATTTGCCTATGCGCAAGCCGATGATTGCCGTCTGCTGTGCCGGAGCCATCGGCGGCGGAATGGCCGGGATGTTTGGCTCGTCTGCGATCTCTTTCGCTTTTCCGGGACTGGCAACCTTGCCCGCCTACCTGGGAGACGGGTTCGGCGGCTTCCTGATTGCCTGCACGGCAGGCTTCCTGATCGCACTGATTGCCACGCTGCTCGTGAAGCTGGGGCCTGAACTTGAACGGATGCAAGCACTAAGTAAATGA
- a CDS encoding ABC-F family ATP-binding cassette domain-containing protein — translation MSILNVERLSHGFGDRAIFSDVSFRLLKGEHIGLIGANGEGKSTFMNIITGKLQPDEGKVEWAKRMRAGYLDQHAVLTKGQSIRDVLRGAFQYLFDMEQEMNDMYGRMGDVSPEELEQLLEDVGTIQDTLTSQDFYMIDAKIDETARGLGLTDIGLDKDVHDLSGGQRTKVLLAKLLLEKPDILLLDEPTNYLDEQHIVWLKRYLQEYENAFILISHDIPFLNSVINLIYHMENQSLTRYVGDYEYFQQVYEAKKSQLESAFKRQQQEIADLKDFVARNKASVATRNMAMSRQKKLDKMEVIELAREKPKPQFNFKAARTSGKLIFETKDLVIGYDSPLSRPLNLQMERGQKIALVGANGIGKTTLLRSILGQIPAISGSARLGDLLETGYFEQEIKGTNYNTCIEEIWAEFPSFTQFEIRAALAKCGLTTQHIESKIAVLSGGEKAKVRLCKLINRETNLLVLDEPTNHLDVDAKDELQRALKAYKGSILLISHEPEFYRDIVTDTWNCESWTTKVF, via the coding sequence ATGAGTATACTAAATGTAGAACGGCTGAGTCACGGGTTTGGCGACCGCGCGATTTTCAGCGATGTATCCTTCCGCCTGCTAAAAGGCGAACATATCGGCCTGATCGGCGCAAACGGTGAAGGGAAATCCACCTTCATGAACATCATTACGGGCAAACTCCAGCCGGACGAAGGCAAAGTCGAATGGGCAAAACGGATGCGGGCGGGCTACTTGGACCAGCATGCGGTGCTGACGAAGGGACAATCGATTCGCGATGTTCTGCGCGGGGCGTTTCAATATCTCTTCGATATGGAGCAAGAGATGAACGACATGTACGGCAGAATGGGAGATGTGTCCCCAGAGGAACTGGAACAGCTGCTGGAGGATGTCGGAACGATTCAGGACACACTGACAAGCCAGGATTTCTATATGATCGACGCCAAAATCGACGAAACTGCCCGCGGGCTGGGTCTTACGGACATCGGTTTAGATAAGGATGTGCATGATCTCAGCGGAGGTCAACGGACCAAGGTACTCCTGGCCAAACTGCTGCTGGAGAAACCGGACATATTGCTGCTTGACGAACCTACGAACTATCTCGATGAGCAGCATATCGTATGGCTAAAGCGCTATTTGCAGGAATACGAAAATGCCTTCATTTTGATTTCACATGACATTCCATTCCTGAACAGCGTCATCAACCTGATCTACCACATGGAGAATCAATCGCTGACGCGGTATGTGGGGGATTACGAGTATTTCCAGCAGGTGTACGAGGCGAAAAAGTCGCAGCTTGAATCCGCCTTTAAACGTCAGCAGCAGGAAATTGCCGATCTGAAGGACTTCGTTGCGCGGAACAAAGCCAGCGTGGCTACGCGGAATATGGCGATGTCCCGGCAGAAGAAGCTGGACAAGATGGAGGTTATCGAGCTCGCCAGGGAGAAACCGAAGCCGCAATTCAACTTCAAGGCCGCGCGCACTTCCGGCAAGCTGATTTTTGAAACCAAAGATCTCGTGATCGGCTACGATTCCCCGCTGTCCAGACCGCTGAACCTGCAAATGGAACGCGGACAAAAAATTGCGCTTGTCGGTGCCAACGGGATCGGTAAGACCACGCTGCTGCGCAGCATTCTCGGCCAAATTCCGGCGATTTCTGGTTCAGCCAGACTCGGCGACCTGCTGGAAACCGGTTATTTCGAGCAGGAAATCAAGGGAACGAACTACAATACCTGTATTGAAGAGATTTGGGCGGAGTTCCCGTCCTTTACGCAATTTGAAATTCGGGCGGCACTTGCCAAATGCGGTCTGACGACCCAGCATATTGAGAGCAAGATTGCGGTCCTGAGCGGCGGCGAGAAAGCCAAAGTCCGTCTGTGCAAACTCATCAACCGCGAGACGAATCTGCTTGTGCTGGACGAACCGACCAACCATCTCGATGTGGATGCGAAGGACGAGCTGCAGCGTGCGCTTAAGGCGTATAAGGGCAGCATTTTGCTAATCTCCCACGAACCCGAATTTTACCGCGATATCGTAACGGATACATGGAACTGCGAGTCTTGGACGACGAAAGTGTTTTAA